The Cytobacillus sp. NJ13 sequence GCAGGCAAAATGGCTTCCCTGAAGATTTGAAATCGATTTGCCCCAAAGGTTTGAAGCACTTTAATATAATTGGGGTCAACTTCTTTGAAAGATGTATACACGACAATGGTTGTGATGATGATGGAAATAATCGCGCCCATGGCTACGATTGAAGTAAAGCTGGGGCCTAATGCGACGATTAATATCGGACCAAGAGCAACCTTTGGCATTGAATTCAGGACAACCAAATAGGGATCCGCTATTTTTGAAAGCATCGGTGACCACCAGAGGATGGCTGCAAGCAATGTGCCTAGAAAAGTGCCTAATATGAATCCAAATACGGTTTCTGACAAGGTGTAGCCTAAATCCACCATCAAGGTACCATCCTGAACTTTGGTTAAAAATAATCCCCATACTTTAGAAGGCGCACTGAAAATCAATGGGTCAATCCATTGCTTTTGGCTTGCCAGCTCCCATCCGGAAAAAAATACGATAAAGATGACAGCCTGATAGAAGCGGACCCATTTTTTTTCACGGTTTAGCGACTGGATATATTTCTGGTGGAGGAATTTAACGTTCTCCTGCGGGCTCAAGGGACTCCAGCTCCTTCCATATAGTTTGAAAAATCGCTGGATATGCTTCATGATTTCTAGCGTTAAAAGGGGTTTCATCTCTTAATTCTTTTGGTATTACAAACGTTTTATGAAGCTGTCCGGGCCTTGCTGAAAAGAGAAAAACACGATCACTCATGCTGATTGCCTCACCAATATCATGGGTAACCAGTATGGCTGTCTTTCCAAATGATTTAAGCGTATTAGAGACTAAATCCTCAAGCTTCAGCTTGGTTTGATAATCTAATGCGGAAAAGGGTTCATCAAGCATGAGCAGCTTTGGTTCAGTTGCAAGTGTTCTTACAAGGGCAACGCGCTGGCGCATTCCGCCTGAAAGCTGCTTCGGAAACTGTGACTCTACACCCTTTAATCCCATTTCCTGAAGGAGCTGCAGTGCATATGCTTTTTTGTCGGGAGTAAGGCTGTTTCCAATTTTAAGCCCCAGCAGGATATTTTCTTCAATCGTTTTCCAGGGAAAAAGATAATCCTGCTGCAGCATATAGCCAATTTCATTTTCTGCTGTTTTAACCCGCTTTCCTTCAAGTATTACAGTGCCTTCAGTAGGTTCAAACAAGCCTGCTATGATGGAAAGCAAAGTCGTCTTACCGCATCCGCTTGGGCCGAGGAAGGAAACAAATTCTCCTTCCTCCACTTCAAGCGAAATATTGGAGAGGGCCGTTACAGCAGAGGTTTTCGTAAAATAAGTGTGGTGGACAGCATCTACCTTTAGAAAATTCATGTCGGCCTCCTCTTTCGTTTACTTCATTACGCCTTCAGCAATTTCTGTGTTGACAAGTGTGTCATGCTCTATGCGCTTAGGGAGCTCTCCTGCTTCGTCCATGATGTTCTGCAGGTTTTCCCATTCTTCAGTGTCCAGGATAGGATCTGCTGCAAATGACCCCTGGCTCTTATAGCGATCTACTACCATCTCAATGATATCAAGCTCGGTATTGTCGAAATATCCTTGAATGGCTTCTGCCGTTTCTTTCGCACTGTGTGTCTCAACCCATTGCTGTGCTTTATAAATAGCTCTTGTGAATTTTTCGACCGTTTCTTTATTTTCATCAATATAGCTTTGTTTTGTCATGAATGTGGTATATGGTATATGACCGGACTCTGTTCCGAAAGAAGCTACGATATAGCCTTTGCCTTCTTTTTCAAAAACACTGGCAGTCGGCTCGAACAGCTGAACAAACTCGCCTGTTCCTGAAGCGAAGGCCGGAGCGATATTGGCATAATCAATATTTTGAATCAAGTCCATATCTGCGTGAGGATCAATTCCATGCTTTTTCAAAACAAACTCACCGGCCATTTGCGGCATACCGCCTTTACGCTGGCCAAGGAATGTTTTGCCTTTCAGCATATCCCAGGAAAAATTGTCGATTTTATTGCGGGAAACTAAAAATGTTCCGTCTGTCTGGGTGAGCTGGGCAAAGTTAATGACTGGATCATTGGAGCCCTGAGCCGAAACGTAAATGGAAGTTTCAGAACCTACAAGAGCGACATCAGCACTATCCGACAGCAGAGCAGTCATCGTTTTATCTCCGCCGGCTGTTGTCGTAAGCTCTACTTTAAGCCCTTCTTCTTCAAAAAAACCTTTCTCAAGGGCTACATATTGCGGAGCATAGAAGATGGAGCGTGTCACTTCGGCAATACGGACAGTTTGCATTTCATCCTTTCCGCAGGCTGCCAAAGGAACAATAAGTATCGCTGTAAGCAAAAGAAGCATGCTTACTTTCATCCATTTTTTCATAAGCCATAAGACCTCCCTTATGCTAAAAAAGTCAGATTTAAAAGCCTAGGATATCGTATGAAAATCGAAAAAATGTGTGAATGCCCATGGAAACATTTTTAGGCGGAGGTCATATAGCTCATACTATTAGTCGTATTCAGTTCTACTTCAAGAGGGGGATGAGGACATGGAATTCCAAAATGGCCATATCATAAATAAACAGAGATTTCCTTCGCCAAATCCGGCAATCGAATTATCTGTTGTCACATATCATGCAAACGGTTTACATATAAAAGGCCTGCTGGCAGAGCCAAAGGGGGAGGAGCTATATGATGGATTCCTATATCTGAGAGGAGGCATAAAAAATGTCGGGAAAGTAAGGCCTTCACGGATTGTCCAGTTTGCCTGTGAAGGCTTTATTGTATTCGCGCCTTTTTACAGAGGCAACCAAGGGGGAGATGGAAACGAAGATTTTGCAGGGGAGGACAGACAGGACGCGTTTGCCGCTTTTACTCTTCTTCAGGAGCATGCCCGGGTAAAAAGAGTTCATATTTTTGGCTTTTCCCGCGGTGGCGTAATGGCATTGCTTACTGCAATCGAGTTTCCGGAAGCCGCGTCCATTGTAACATGGGGAGGGGTCAGTGACATGTTTCTCACTTATGTGGAACGCAAGGATCTTCGGAGAATGATGAAACGTGTAATAGGCGGAACCCCGACAAAGTTCCCGGAAAGGTATAAATATCGCACCCCGCTTTTTCGGCTGGAGCAGCTGCAGGCGCCTGTCCTAATCATCCATGGAGAACAGGATCATAATGTTTCGGTGGAGCATTCCTATCGCCTGGAAAAAAGGCTCAAGGCTCTAAAAAAAGAAGTAGGCAGCTGGTATTTCCCTGAATATACCCACTACTTTCCGCCAGCCGTGAACCGCAAGACGGTAGAGGATTTAAGCGTGTGGATGAAAGCAAAGGGCAGATAAAATTAAGGACTTTCAGAGCGCAATAAGGTGGGGTAAAATAGAGAAAAGGATATTAAGAATGAAGGAGAGATACCAATGGGTATGCCTTTAGAGCTGAACACAATGATAGTGACAAAGGGAAGGGAGATCAGACTTGATGAGAATTTCTTTTCACTTGTCAAAGACGGGTACAGATTATATCCGCTCGATATCCCGGTCGAGGTAAAAAGAACAATTGATGGTGACCTGAACGGTATGGGTGTTATCAGAAAAGTGGAATGGGAAAACAGCCAGACCCTCATTACTTACCAGCTTGTTTCCTTAAACTCAACAAACTAAAAGAGCGCCTGGACTAAGTCCGGCGTTTTTTCGTTCGAAAATTTTCTGAAAACTGCAAGTGAGAATAGTGCTTTTAAATTAAGGAAAGAGAAAGAGAGCCCGAAAGGAACTAATCAGTGGGGATAGTGCCGCTAAGCGAGGACAAGGCGCCACGAAGGGAACTAATCGGTGTGAACAGTGCCGATCGGCAAATATAAGTCCGCTTGTGGAAACATACTCATTCGAGATGGCTGAATTACAAAATAAAATATCAAAAAAGGAATTGCCGCTCATACGGCAATTCCTTTTTTGATATTATGCGATTGGTCCGCCTTTTTCTTCGATATCAGAAGAAACGCTTGTGAATTTCTTAAAGTTTTCACGGAATTTTGCAGCGAGTTCTTTTGCTTTTGCTTCATAAGCAGCCTGATCTGCCCATGTTTTGTTTGGCTGAAGAACTTCGTCAGGCACACCTGTAACGTGCTGCGGAATTTCCAATCCGAAAATTTCGTCCTTGACTGTTTCTACGTTGTTCAGTTCGCCTTCAAGTGCAGCTTCCACCATAGCACGAGTGTAAGCAAGTTTCATGCGTTCACCGACTCCGTACTCTCCACCAGTCCATCCTGTGTTTACCAGGAATACTTTTGCATTATGCTCATCGATCTTCTCGCCAAGCATTTCAGCATAACGGTTTGCAGGAAGCGGAAGGAAAGGTGAGCCAAAGCATGTTGAGAACGTTGCCTGCGGTGAAGTAATGCCGCGCTCAGTTCCTGCAAGCTTGGAAGTATAGCCGCTTAAGAAATGGTACATTGCCTGCTCTTTTGATAGTTTAGAGATTGGAGGCAATACGCCAAATGCGTCAGCTGTTAAAAATACGATTGTATTAGGATGCCCGGCAATGCTTGGGTCAACGATATTATCGATGGCCTGAAGCTGGTATGCCGCACGTGTATTTTCAGTTAAAGTGCTGTCATCGTAATCAGCAACCCGAGTTTCACTGTTTACCACCACATTTTCCAATACAGCTCCAAAGCGGATTGCATCAAAAATTTGCGGTTCTTTCTCACGGGATAAGTTAATGCATTTTGCGTAGCAGCCGCCTTCAATATTGAAGACACCATTTGCCGACCAGCCATGCTCGTCATCACCAATCAGCTTGCGGTTAGGGTCTGCAGATAAGGTTGTTTTTCCTGTTCCGGATAAGCCGAAGAATAAAGCAACATCACCTTCGCGACCAACGTTCGCGGAACAGTGCATCGGAAGAATCCCGTTTTCTGGAAGCATGTAGTTCATAACAGAGAAAATGGACTTTTTCATTTCGCCTGCATATTCAGTACCGCCGATTAAAACAGTGCGGCGCTCGAATGAAATGATGATAAATGTTTCGGACTTTGTGCCGTCAACTGCAGGGTCTGCTTTGAAATTAGGTGCAGAAATGACTGTGAACTCTGATTGATGATCCAATAGCTCGTCTTCTGCCGGACGAATAAATAACTGATGTGCGAAAAGATTGTGCCAGGCATATTCATTAATTACCTGGATTGGCATGCGGTGCTTTTTATCGGCACCTGCGAAGCCTTTGAAAACAAATACTTCTTCTTTTTCTTTTAAGTAGTTGATTACTTTATTATAAAGATTAGAGAATGCTTCTTCAGAGATAGGCTGGTTTACGCTGCCCCAGTCCATTTTATCTTTATTTGATGCTTCTTCAACAATGTATTTATCTTTAGGAGAACGTCCTGTATACTTGCCTGTAGTAGCGCGTACGGCACCAGTAGAGGTAAGGGACCCTTCATTGCGGTTTAATACTTTTTCCACAAGCTG is a genomic window containing:
- a CDS encoding ABC transporter ATP-binding protein; this encodes MNFLKVDAVHHTYFTKTSAVTALSNISLEVEEGEFVSFLGPSGCGKTTLLSIIAGLFEPTEGTVILEGKRVKTAENEIGYMLQQDYLFPWKTIEENILLGLKIGNSLTPDKKAYALQLLQEMGLKGVESQFPKQLSGGMRQRVALVRTLATEPKLLMLDEPFSALDYQTKLKLEDLVSNTLKSFGKTAILVTHDIGEAISMSDRVFLFSARPGQLHKTFVIPKELRDETPFNARNHEAYPAIFQTIWKELESLEPAGER
- a CDS encoding DUF2584 domain-containing protein — its product is MGMPLELNTMIVTKGREIRLDENFFSLVKDGYRLYPLDIPVEVKRTIDGDLNGMGVIRKVEWENSQTLITYQLVSLNSTN
- the pckA gene encoding phosphoenolpyruvate carboxykinase (ATP); the encoded protein is MNSVSISNELSELLNGSNIQVQLSVPQLVEKVLNRNEGSLTSTGAVRATTGKYTGRSPKDKYIVEEASNKDKMDWGSVNQPISEEAFSNLYNKVINYLKEKEEVFVFKGFAGADKKHRMPIQVINEYAWHNLFAHQLFIRPAEDELLDHQSEFTVISAPNFKADPAVDGTKSETFIIISFERRTVLIGGTEYAGEMKKSIFSVMNYMLPENGILPMHCSANVGREGDVALFFGLSGTGKTTLSADPNRKLIGDDEHGWSANGVFNIEGGCYAKCINLSREKEPQIFDAIRFGAVLENVVVNSETRVADYDDSTLTENTRAAYQLQAIDNIVDPSIAGHPNTIVFLTADAFGVLPPISKLSKEQAMYHFLSGYTSKLAGTERGITSPQATFSTCFGSPFLPLPANRYAEMLGEKIDEHNAKVFLVNTGWTGGEYGVGERMKLAYTRAMVEAALEGELNNVETVKDEIFGLEIPQHVTGVPDEVLQPNKTWADQAAYEAKAKELAAKFRENFKKFTSVSSDIEEKGGPIA
- a CDS encoding ABC transporter permease encodes the protein MSPQENVKFLHQKYIQSLNREKKWVRFYQAVIFIVFFSGWELASQKQWIDPLIFSAPSKVWGLFLTKVQDGTLMVDLGYTLSETVFGFILGTFLGTLLAAILWWSPMLSKIADPYLVVLNSMPKVALGPILIVALGPSFTSIVAMGAIISIIITTIVVYTSFKEVDPNYIKVLQTFGANRFQIFREAILPASFPTIISTLKVNVGLSWVGVIVGEFLVSSKGLGYMIIYGFQVFNFTLVMLSLLVIAVFATVMYQLVELLERKLIKNGS
- a CDS encoding ABC transporter substrate-binding protein, which produces MKKWMKVSMLLLLTAILIVPLAACGKDEMQTVRIAEVTRSIFYAPQYVALEKGFFEEEGLKVELTTTAGGDKTMTALLSDSADVALVGSETSIYVSAQGSNDPVINFAQLTQTDGTFLVSRNKIDNFSWDMLKGKTFLGQRKGGMPQMAGEFVLKKHGIDPHADMDLIQNIDYANIAPAFASGTGEFVQLFEPTASVFEKEGKGYIVASFGTESGHIPYTTFMTKQSYIDENKETVEKFTRAIYKAQQWVETHSAKETAEAIQGYFDNTELDIIEMVVDRYKSQGSFAADPILDTEEWENLQNIMDEAGELPKRIEHDTLVNTEIAEGVMK
- a CDS encoding prolyl oligopeptidase family serine peptidase gives rise to the protein MEFQNGHIINKQRFPSPNPAIELSVVTYHANGLHIKGLLAEPKGEELYDGFLYLRGGIKNVGKVRPSRIVQFACEGFIVFAPFYRGNQGGDGNEDFAGEDRQDAFAAFTLLQEHARVKRVHIFGFSRGGVMALLTAIEFPEAASIVTWGGVSDMFLTYVERKDLRRMMKRVIGGTPTKFPERYKYRTPLFRLEQLQAPVLIIHGEQDHNVSVEHSYRLEKRLKALKKEVGSWYFPEYTHYFPPAVNRKTVEDLSVWMKAKGR